Proteins encoded by one window of Mercenaria mercenaria strain notata chromosome 4, MADL_Memer_1, whole genome shotgun sequence:
- the LOC123553132 gene encoding perlucin-like protein, which translates to MLVFLQNKLTFLENKVCKDEKSEQRIIEISDKVEILNISQKETTQEVDELKQQNAENKVNISELFNKLEHIQGKFNKMNGAAFLECGAWERVGFSCYKFFDEEVEWEVAVQNCKLEDAYLIEIDSSIENTFAVNIVNQTKTRNVTDTSDSKDGNSGPWLGASDKQTEGNWVWEYSGRYLNRGFQGWHDREPNGKSRENCLHLLEKQDYKWNDTPCARKNPYVCEKPVTVK; encoded by the coding sequence ATGCTTGTATTTCTGCAAAACAAACTTACCTTCCTGGAAAATAAAGTGTGTAAAGATGAAAAGTCAGAACAGAGAATAATTGAAATTTCCGACAAAGTggaaattttgaatatttcacaAAAGGAAACAACGCAAGAAGTCGACGAATTGAAGCAGCAAAATGCTGAAAATAAAGTGAACATATCTGAATTATTCAATAAGCTTGAACATATTCAAGGCAAATTCAACAAAATGAACGGGGCGGCTTTTCTCGAATGTGGCGCATGGGAACGGGTTGGCTTCTCATGCTACAAGTTTTTTGATGAAGAAGTGGAATGGGAGGTGGCCGTTCAAAACTGCAAGTTAGAAGACGCCTATCTTATTGAAATTGACAGTTCTATTGAAAACACTTTCGCCGTGAACATCGTGAATCAAACAAAAACTAGAAATGTTACGGATACTAGTGACTCGAAGGATGGGAATAGTGGACCTTGGCTGGGTGCTTCCGACAAACAAACGGAGGGTAACTGGGTGTGGGAGTATAGTGGACGATATCTCAATAGAGGATTTCAAGGTTGGCATGATAGAGAACCAAATGGAAAATCAAGAGAAAACTGTTTGCATTTACTTGAGAAACAGGATTATAAGTGGAACGATACACCGTGTGCTAGGAAGAACCCTTATGTATGTGAAAAACCCGTGACAGTGAAATGA